From the Cydia pomonella isolate Wapato2018A chromosome 11, ilCydPomo1, whole genome shotgun sequence genome, one window contains:
- the LOC133522726 gene encoding esterase FE4-like, giving the protein MPHTIIKLLLLVAGVTVSVTQDTQDVRESRVVQTAQGPVRGYKKDDIFYFYGIPYATAPTGTRRFTAPLPGPVWMNTLEAVNDKILCPQGKFPMVNYPLDFEMREDCLVANVYVPETEETNLPVVVYVHGGAYQLGAGVFGSPSPLVHTKKVIAVTFNYRLGAHGFLCLGTENAPGNAGMKDQVALLRWVQKNIASFGGNPNEVTIAGYSAGSSAVDLLMLSEMTKGLYNKVIPESGASVAAWSVQIDPVQNAKDFAKQLNFTNVDNINSLEEFYSTLSYEALTSDIFFDRKDSIFLFSPCVERNTGVEMFLDDTPVNILTQGKYRKVPVLYGFANMEGLFRVPWFEQWQDSMNERFSDFLPADLQFKNQEEKERIAKDIKEFYFGDKRISAETIQGFIDYFSDVIFAFAHLRSVKMQVKAGSDSIYLYEYSFFRPHPENAGIPEYVKNIKGAGHCAQTFTVLETGAFGVNVGPDSDEYKKMKNIMVELWVNFITTGKPVPEGSNLPSWPPVGANRAPYMSLGEEIKLKGPLLEERTLFWEDIYERFYRSPVAPSTRKDRSEL; this is encoded by the exons ATGCCGCACACCATAATCAAATTATTGTTACTAGTAGCCGGTGTAACTGTAAGTGTTACACAAGATACACAGGATGTAAGGGAATCAAGAGTAGTGCAGACCGCACAGGGGCCCGTGAGGGGATATAAGAAGGATGATATCTTCTATTTTTACGGGATCCCGTATGCCACGGCGCCTACTGGAACGCGCAGGTTCACT gcacCGCTTCCTGGACCAGTATGGATGAACACACTTGAAGCAGTCAATGATAAGATACTTTGTCCACAAGGCAAATTTCCGATGGTTAACTACCCATTAGATTTTGAGATGCGAGAAGACTGTCTTGTAGCAAACGTCTATGTACCTGAAACAGAAGAGACTAATCTCCCTGTCGTAGTTTATGTCCATGGAGGAGCTTACCAATTAGGAGCCGGAGTGTTTGGGTCACCAAGCCCATTAGTGCATACCAAAAAAGTAATAGCTGTCACTTTCAACTATCGCCTGGGAGCGCACGGATTCCTCTGTCTGGGAACAGAAAATGCTCCCGGTAACGCTGGAATGAAAGACCAAGTCGCGCTGCTTCGATGGGTACAAAAAAACATCGCCAGCTTTGGGGGAAATCCTAATGAGGTCACTATTGCTGGATACAGCGCTGGATCGTCAGCAGTGGACCTCCTGATGCTTTCAGAAATGACCAAGGGTCTTTATAATAAAGTTATACCCGAGAGTGGTGCAAGTGTTGCAGCGTGGAGCGTTCAGATTGATCCTGTTCAAAATGCGAAAGATTTTGCTAAGCAGCTTAACTTTACTAACGTtgataatataaatagtttagaAGAATTCTACTCAACTTTGTCTTATGAGGCTTTGACGTCGGATATTTTCTTTGATAGGAAGgattcgattttcttgttttcacCTTGTGTTGAACGTAATACCGGCGTTGAAATGTTTCTAGATGATACTCCAGTTAACATTTTAACACAAGGAAAATATAGAAAAGTGCCAGTTCTGTATGGATTTGCCAATATGGAAGGTTTATTCCGGGTGCCATGGTTTGAGCAATGGCAAGACTCAATGAATGAACGATTTTCGGACTTTTTGCCAGCTGATTTACAGTTTAAAAACCAGGAAGAAAAGGAGCGTATTGCGAAAGatattaaagaattttattttggcGATAAACGCATATCGGCTGAAACTATTCAAGGGTTTATCGACTACTTCTCTGATGTCATATTTGCATTTGCACATTTAAGATCAGTTAAGATGCAAGTGAAGGCTGGTAGTGATTCAATATACCTGTATGAATATTCATTCTTTAGACCACACCCCGAAAATGCTGGTATTCCGGAATACGTGAAAAATATCAAAGGAGCAGGTCACTGTGCCCAGACTTTTACGGTACTGGAAACAGGTGCATTTGGCGTGAACGTTGGTCCTGATTCTGATGAATACAAGAAAATGAAGAACATTATGGTTGAGCTCTGGGTGAACTTTATTACTacagg TAAACCAGTACCTGAAGGATCAAATCTTCCTTCTTGGCCCCCGGTTGGTGCTAACAGGGCGCCCTATATGTCTCTAGGAGAAGAGATAAAGCTCAAAGGGCCTCTCTTGGAGGAACGTACACTCTTTTGGGAAGACATCTACGAACGGTTCTACAGATCTCCAGTGGCACCATCTACACGCAAAGATAGAAGCGAACTTTAA